The Pedobacter roseus genome contains a region encoding:
- a CDS encoding RagB/SusD family nutrient uptake outer membrane protein codes for MKRNITIIVFLALILTGGCKKYTDLTPTGSLLVETAQDYYELVSYPNRAYLISNFQYLVDDMWMKESNFVGVTPNINTVHFSFNESVDRVSLISSSNFYERAYVYINRWNTIISLVDGSKGDDNVKALAKAEAKVLRAFDHFLLVNVYAKAYNAATAATDGGICIMDKYDLEAQPVKSTVAQVYDFIQKDIDDALPYLQAQPSDPYHPSLAFAWALKAKVHLFKKEIAQAKAACEKSLSYNNQIFDLVNYTTKQGGPSVTPVIAPNNPEVLSYMYIQGYNETNFGYTWLISPELRELFGTNDARFNMFFNTTSASFLDIGSNAAYYSVFYTRFFYPTVGLKTTEVYLMQAECLAREGDLAGAIAVVNKLREKRIVSGTITLPVPATRKETMDIIINERRKELFLGFNRFMDLKRLNTEPEYAKTVVRKYPIVNKTVPQQTYTLLPTSRLYIIPFPLNVLKKNRNLTLNTDEKLPF; via the coding sequence ATGAAAAGAAATATAACAATTATAGTATTCCTTGCCCTTATTTTAACGGGTGGGTGTAAAAAATATACCGATCTCACTCCAACAGGTTCGTTACTTGTAGAAACGGCACAAGATTATTACGAATTGGTTTCTTATCCCAACAGGGCTTACCTCATCAGCAATTTTCAGTACCTGGTTGATGATATGTGGATGAAAGAATCGAATTTTGTAGGCGTAACACCAAACATTAATACTGTTCATTTTAGTTTTAATGAAAGTGTAGATCGGGTTTCTTTAATTAGCAGCTCAAATTTTTACGAACGTGCTTATGTGTACATTAACCGCTGGAATACCATTATCTCTTTGGTTGATGGCAGTAAAGGTGACGATAATGTAAAAGCACTGGCTAAGGCCGAAGCTAAGGTGCTGAGGGCTTTCGATCATTTCCTTTTGGTAAATGTGTATGCCAAAGCTTATAATGCGGCTACTGCAGCTACTGATGGCGGAATCTGCATTATGGATAAATATGATTTAGAAGCTCAACCTGTAAAATCGACTGTTGCCCAGGTTTACGATTTCATCCAGAAAGATATAGATGATGCACTTCCATACTTGCAGGCACAACCATCAGATCCATACCATCCATCACTGGCTTTTGCATGGGCATTAAAAGCCAAGGTGCATTTGTTTAAAAAAGAAATCGCGCAAGCCAAAGCAGCGTGTGAGAAATCACTTTCTTATAACAACCAGATTTTCGATCTGGTTAACTATACCACAAAACAGGGTGGGCCATCGGTTACACCGGTTATTGCCCCCAACAACCCTGAGGTTTTGAGTTACATGTACATCCAGGGCTATAACGAAACAAATTTTGGCTATACCTGGTTAATCAGTCCGGAGTTGAGGGAATTGTTCGGCACCAACGATGCACGTTTCAATATGTTCTTCAACACCACCAGCGCCAGCTTTTTGGATATCGGTTCAAATGCAGCATACTACAGTGTTTTCTATACCAGGTTCTTTTATCCAACGGTGGGTTTAAAAACCACCGAAGTGTATTTAATGCAGGCCGAGTGTTTGGCAAGAGAGGGCGATTTGGCAGGTGCCATAGCGGTGGTAAACAAACTCCGTGAAAAACGCATCGTCTCAGGTACCATCACGCTTCCCGTTCCGGCAACGAGAAAGGAAACCATGGACATTATCATCAATGAACGCAGAAAAGAACTGTTCCTTGGTTTTAACCGCTTTATGGATTTGAAACGCTTAAATACCGAGCCTGAATATGCAAAAACAGTGGTGCGTAAATACCCGATTGTGAACAAAACCGTTCCACAGCAAACTTACACCTTGTTGCCCACCTCGAGGCTGTATATCATTCCGTTTCCGCTTAACGTACTTAAGAAAAATCGTAACCTAACCTTAAATACCGACGAAAAACTTCCGTTTTAA
- a CDS encoding SusC/RagA family TonB-linked outer membrane protein: MLSINAKAQNTQYTFTQAPLNTVISQISAKTKYEFVYDAALVKKAKPINFTLNTADIKTIMDAVVKGQDFNYEISNNRTIILKIPKEDIADEYVLHGMVTDSLGSPLPGASVKIKNTNKYVLTDGNGHFNLNLSNQYNTLEISYIGYLSSTQGFDRNAALKVVTVRLSANASLLAEVVVNGFQTLPLERNAGAFSIVDQKKLNEQINPSILSALEGRVAGLAYDKNPYGLGADKQVIRGRGTFSISQTGVRTDPLIVIDGLPSETPLEEVNPYDIESVTVLKDAAASSIYGSRSANGVIILTTKKGNSPAKISLNTDFFIDTKPAFNSMHYASTSDILDLETDVYNKERARYTTTESMFAAYGTVANGSIKYYSPLYQLYRDRDAGKVTSDQVNQQLTSWRNADYYEQYRDNVWQNAFRQRYNLSFSSSSAKSNTYTSINLDNSAQKVIKNNDQKLNIYFKNTYNINKWLTTTLGFNGTYTKSVSTDASYDSYNVIQPRYASIINPDGSLVYADYVNLPDGIAGANVNGAMVAALKNNPQFRSYRFNILESLDEGQVNSTNIALRGFANIQAKLMEGLNLSSQLQVENTSAKSNQYYDVNSYKMRAAYNALIGYTPATNVYTYGLPTGGRYGQMESGNNSYTFRNQLSFDRTFDKGKHAISAIAGFEMRQTFSPRGIEDLRYGYDPITLTSTLINTQAASQTGLPSYIYGGSRTISVLGRTQTEIKHRNLSTYANAGYTYLNKYNITGSVRVDQADFFGVDPEYKNRPLCSVGTSWNASNEEFIQEQKWISLLKLRATYGVNGNQNSESSKYLTARRRSDNLFPSLQYIDVTALPNPKLRWEKTETYNGGVDYAFLSNRLRGSIDVYYKKSTDLIVTAELDPTVGVASRMINNGTLINRGIEFTLGGDWLRSGDLTLSATFILGFNRSRIGKVNSALSTAGNYISSPAIYYIEGSAYNTLYAYRYGGMVNGYPYFLDDNGKASIDFDTSGNPIISSIKSINNFASLVNMGSLTPTYTGSFSQRIAYKNFELGALLVFSGGNVIRSDVTNISAYDVTDENITQRFKNGNVPDVPRILVDYPEALINSASAINTMWQAADINVVKGDYIKLRNISLSYNLPKSMIGKFKLPSAKFTAQVSNLWYASAAGDDIDPESYSGITGTRTLENPKSFVFGLNLTF, translated from the coding sequence TTGTTATCGATAAACGCAAAAGCACAAAATACCCAGTACACCTTTACACAAGCGCCCTTAAATACCGTTATCTCACAAATTTCGGCGAAAACAAAATATGAATTTGTGTACGATGCGGCGCTGGTTAAAAAAGCCAAACCCATCAACTTTACCCTGAACACAGCAGATATTAAAACGATTATGGATGCAGTGGTTAAGGGACAGGATTTTAACTACGAAATCAGCAACAACCGCACCATCATCTTAAAAATACCAAAGGAAGATATTGCAGATGAATATGTGCTGCATGGTATGGTTACCGATAGTTTGGGTTCGCCATTGCCGGGTGCTTCTGTAAAAATCAAAAACACCAATAAATATGTCCTTACGGATGGTAACGGGCACTTTAATCTTAATTTAAGTAACCAATACAATACGCTCGAAATCAGTTATATCGGATACCTTTCTTCAACCCAGGGTTTCGATCGCAATGCTGCTTTAAAGGTGGTAACCGTTAGGTTAAGTGCCAACGCATCTTTACTGGCAGAGGTTGTGGTAAATGGTTTTCAAACGCTTCCACTCGAAAGGAATGCGGGTGCCTTTTCCATTGTTGATCAAAAAAAATTGAATGAGCAAATTAACCCGAGTATTTTATCTGCTTTAGAAGGCCGAGTTGCAGGTTTAGCTTATGATAAGAACCCTTATGGGCTAGGTGCCGATAAACAGGTAATACGCGGAAGAGGTACATTTTCAATCTCACAAACTGGTGTAAGAACTGACCCTTTAATTGTAATTGACGGATTACCTTCAGAAACCCCTTTGGAAGAGGTAAACCCCTATGATATCGAGTCGGTAACGGTTTTAAAAGATGCAGCAGCTTCTTCTATTTACGGTTCCAGATCAGCCAATGGCGTAATCATCTTAACCACAAAAAAAGGGAATAGTCCGGCTAAAATCTCTTTAAACACCGATTTTTTTATAGACACTAAACCTGCATTCAATTCTATGCATTATGCGTCTACCTCTGATATTTTAGACCTGGAAACAGATGTATATAATAAAGAGCGTGCCCGTTATACCACAACCGAATCGATGTTTGCCGCTTATGGCACGGTTGCTAATGGATCAATCAAATATTATAGCCCGCTTTACCAATTGTACCGTGATCGTGATGCCGGAAAGGTAACATCTGATCAGGTTAACCAACAACTGACTTCCTGGAGAAATGCTGATTACTATGAGCAGTATAGGGATAATGTCTGGCAAAATGCATTCCGCCAGCGTTACAACCTTTCTTTTAGTTCTTCAAGTGCAAAATCAAATACTTATACCTCTATAAACCTCGATAATTCAGCTCAAAAAGTAATCAAGAACAATGATCAAAAGCTGAACATTTATTTTAAAAACACTTACAACATAAATAAATGGTTAACCACTACACTTGGTTTTAATGGCACTTATACAAAGTCGGTTTCAACTGATGCATCTTATGATTCCTATAATGTTATTCAGCCTCGCTATGCTTCTATTATTAATCCTGATGGAAGCTTAGTATATGCAGATTATGTGAATTTGCCAGATGGCATTGCCGGTGCAAATGTTAATGGCGCAATGGTTGCCGCTTTGAAAAACAATCCGCAGTTCCGCTCTTACCGTTTTAATATTTTGGAGTCGCTGGATGAAGGCCAGGTTAATTCAACCAATATTGCACTAAGGGGTTTTGCTAATATTCAGGCAAAACTAATGGAAGGGCTTAATTTATCCAGTCAGCTTCAGGTCGAAAACACATCAGCTAAATCGAACCAGTATTATGATGTAAATTCATATAAAATGCGTGCAGCTTATAACGCGCTTATTGGCTATACACCTGCCACTAATGTATATACATACGGACTTCCGACGGGTGGTAGATATGGCCAAATGGAGAGTGGCAATAATAGTTATACTTTCAGGAACCAGTTGAGTTTCGACCGTACTTTTGATAAGGGAAAACATGCCATATCTGCCATTGCCGGTTTTGAGATGCGTCAAACATTTTCGCCAAGGGGTATCGAAGACCTGAGATATGGTTATGATCCAATTACACTTACCTCAACCTTAATCAATACCCAGGCCGCCAGTCAAACAGGTTTGCCAAGTTATATTTATGGAGGGAGCAGAACAATATCTGTTTTAGGCAGAACGCAGACTGAAATTAAACACCGAAATCTTTCTACTTATGCCAATGCGGGTTATACTTATTTAAATAAATACAACATTACAGGTAGTGTAAGGGTAGACCAAGCCGATTTTTTTGGAGTAGATCCTGAATATAAAAACAGGCCACTTTGTTCGGTTGGTACCAGCTGGAATGCCAGTAACGAAGAATTTATCCAGGAACAAAAATGGATCAGTTTGTTGAAATTACGTGCAACTTATGGTGTTAATGGAAACCAGAATTCGGAAAGTTCTAAATACTTAACGGCCAGAAGAAGAAGCGATAACCTGTTTCCATCCTTACAGTATATTGATGTAACCGCTTTACCCAATCCAAAACTACGTTGGGAAAAAACAGAAACCTATAATGGTGGTGTAGATTATGCCTTCTTATCGAACCGTTTAAGGGGAAGTATAGACGTATATTATAAAAAGAGTACTGATTTAATTGTAACGGCAGAATTAGATCCAACAGTTGGTGTGGCTTCGAGGATGATCAATAATGGTACTTTAATTAACCGCGGTATCGAATTTACATTAGGTGGCGATTGGTTAAGATCGGGTGATTTAACCTTAAGCGCTACTTTTATTCTGGGCTTTAACCGAAGCCGTATCGGTAAGGTAAATAGTGCACTTTCTACGGCTGGAAATTATATTTCTTCTCCTGCAATCTATTATATAGAAGGTTCTGCCTACAACACGTTATATGCCTACCGCTATGGAGGCATGGTAAATGGTTATCCTTACTTTTTAGATGATAATGGTAAAGCCAGCATCGATTTTGATACCAGTGGAAATCCCATCATTTCCAGTATCAAAAGTATTAACAATTTTGCCAGTTTGGTTAATATGGGAAGTTTAACTCCAACCTATACCGGATCATTTTCACAACGGATTGCTTACAAAAATTTCGAATTGGGTGCTCTACTGGTATTTTCAGGGGGTAACGTAATCAGAAGTGATGTAACTAATATCAGTGCTTATGATGTAACCGATGAGAACATTACCCAGCGTTTCAAAAATGGAAATGTACCTGATGTACCCCGAATACTGGTTGATTACCCGGAAGCTTTGATTAACAGTGCCAGCGCCATTAATACCATGTGGCAAGCTGCAGATATTAACGTGGTTAAGGGCGATTATATCAAATTAAGAAACATTTCCTTATCCTATAACCTGCCTAAAAGTATGATTGGTAAATTCAAACTTCCATCTGCTAAGTTCACCGCTCAGGTCAGCAATTTATGGTATGCAAGTGCAGCAGGGGATGATATCGATCCGGAATCCTATTCAGGTATTACAGGCACAAGAACCCTCGAAAATCCTAAATCATTTGTATTTGGCCTAAACCTAACCTTTTAA
- a CDS encoding zinc-dependent metalloprotease, which produces MAPVFDSGINDWQKAFEQAGFKNAIIGKEWPEADTTMSLEDARFSVIRYYASETPNAYGPRISDPRSGEIMESHVGWYHNVMKLVHDWYMVQAGPLDPRARKMQFDDELMGQLIRFVSSHELGHTLGLKHNMGASSQTPVEKLRDKAWVEKNGHTVSIMDYARFNYVAQPEDHISPKGIYARIGAYDEWAINWGYRYFDGAKDEYAEEKILNKMTTDTLTRNPRLWFGGEGKDEDPRSQAEDLGDDAIAASDYGIKNLKRVVANLIEWTNEPGDQYDNLAQLHKAVVRQYGRYLYHVMKNIGNRYVTKRSVDEKGVVYAEIPKAKVKSVVDYVGRQLFDAPLWIYPKEIAQYIDMKPMDEISDQQTQILNMFLSPGLLFNLSQKALNSADPYPVSEFLNDVLPTVWKKPSLDPLKDTYLRSLQRSYLEKVGMLINPKDIADGKAMNSAQRSDVRLEAIAHIKAIRKRVEELLPQTTGINATHLADIRTEIDKILKKTTLNP; this is translated from the coding sequence ATGGCGCCCGTATTTGATTCAGGGATAAACGACTGGCAAAAAGCTTTTGAGCAGGCTGGTTTTAAAAATGCCATTATCGGAAAAGAATGGCCGGAAGCCGATACTACCATGAGCCTCGAAGATGCCAGGTTCTCGGTGATCAGGTATTATGCTTCCGAAACACCAAATGCTTACGGTCCACGCATCAGCGATCCGCGCAGTGGCGAAATTATGGAAAGCCACGTAGGCTGGTACCATAATGTAATGAAACTGGTGCACGATTGGTACATGGTGCAGGCTGGTCCACTTGATCCAAGAGCGCGCAAAATGCAGTTCGATGATGAGCTGATGGGACAGCTGATCCGTTTTGTTTCTTCACATGAACTAGGTCATACACTGGGCTTAAAGCACAATATGGGTGCAAGCAGCCAAACGCCTGTAGAGAAACTGAGGGATAAGGCCTGGGTAGAGAAAAACGGACATACCGTTTCGATTATGGATTATGCACGTTTCAATTATGTAGCACAGCCCGAAGATCACATCTCGCCAAAAGGAATTTATGCACGCATTGGTGCTTATGATGAGTGGGCCATTAATTGGGGTTATCGTTATTTCGATGGAGCCAAAGATGAGTATGCAGAAGAAAAAATCTTAAATAAAATGACTACTGATACCTTAACCCGAAACCCGCGTTTGTGGTTTGGAGGCGAAGGTAAGGATGAAGATCCACGCAGTCAGGCAGAAGATTTAGGCGATGATGCCATTGCGGCCAGCGACTACGGAATTAAAAACCTGAAAAGGGTAGTAGCCAATCTAATTGAATGGACAAATGAACCCGGAGATCAATACGATAACCTTGCCCAGTTGCATAAAGCGGTGGTAAGGCAATATGGCCGTTACCTGTATCATGTAATGAAAAACATCGGCAACCGCTATGTTACTAAACGAAGCGTAGACGAAAAAGGAGTGGTTTATGCCGAAATTCCCAAAGCAAAGGTGAAGAGCGTGGTTGATTATGTAGGCCGCCAGTTATTCGATGCTCCTTTATGGATCTATCCGAAAGAAATTGCGCAGTACATTGATATGAAACCAATGGATGAGATTTCTGATCAGCAGACGCAGATTTTAAATATGTTTTTAAGTCCGGGTTTGTTGTTTAACCTGAGCCAGAAAGCTTTGAACTCTGCAGATCCTTATCCTGTTAGCGAATTTTTAAACGATGTGTTGCCTACTGTATGGAAGAAGCCTTCACTCGATCCCTTAAAAGATACCTATCTGCGAAGCTTGCAACGTTCTTACCTCGAAAAGGTGGGCATGCTGATCAACCCCAAAGATATTGCCGATGGAAAAGCAATGAATAGCGCCCAGCGCAGCGATGTAAGACTGGAAGCCATCGCCCACATCAAGGCCATCAGGAAAAGGGTAGAAGAACTTCTGCCACAAACCACAGGCATTAATGCCACACACCTGGCGGATATCAGGACCGAAATTGATAAAATCCTTAAAAAAACAACTTTAAATCCTTAA
- a CDS encoding DUF5117 domain-containing protein produces MNIKHLIFPVALSLSLTAFGQKTPVVAKTDSTTKKGPVDYQKIIPANAIGQNGLFNIRQVDQKWFFEVPDSLLGRYLLAVTRYVTTPQGFGSFGGEKVNEQTIYFQKGNNNNLFLKGVVYRQETKNTSEAIYQAVMQSQESPIVASFDIKARNPVNGNYVIEVTDFFKKDVPVVSIAAEEKTEKKLGSLADDRSFIEKISCYPLNVEVKTTKTYSGSGLGVPAGALTGAITLRLNISLLLLPKIPMRKRIADERVGFFNNKYILFDENQQRTQTKYLVQRYRLEPKKEDLAKYKKGILVEPQKQIVYYIDPATPKKWRPYLIQG; encoded by the coding sequence ATGAACATTAAACACCTTATATTTCCAGTTGCGCTCTCGCTCTCTTTAACTGCATTCGGACAAAAAACACCGGTAGTAGCAAAGACCGATAGCACCACGAAGAAAGGGCCGGTTGATTACCAGAAAATCATTCCGGCAAATGCAATAGGCCAGAACGGACTCTTTAACATCAGGCAGGTAGACCAGAAATGGTTTTTCGAAGTGCCCGATAGTTTATTGGGCCGTTACCTGCTGGCTGTTACGCGTTACGTTACCACGCCTCAGGGTTTTGGTAGTTTTGGCGGGGAAAAAGTGAACGAGCAGACCATTTATTTCCAGAAGGGTAATAACAATAACCTCTTTTTAAAAGGTGTGGTATACCGCCAGGAAACTAAAAACACTTCTGAAGCCATTTACCAGGCGGTTATGCAATCGCAGGAAAGTCCGATTGTTGCCAGTTTCGACATCAAAGCGCGCAATCCGGTCAATGGAAATTATGTAATCGAAGTAACCGACTTTTTTAAAAAGGATGTTCCGGTCGTTTCAATTGCAGCCGAAGAGAAAACCGAGAAAAAACTCGGTAGCTTGGCCGACGACCGCTCTTTTATCGAAAAAATAAGCTGTTATCCGCTTAATGTGGAAGTTAAAACAACCAAAACATATTCTGGTTCTGGCTTAGGGGTTCCGGCGGGTGCTTTAACCGGTGCGATTACCTTGAGGTTAAATATATCGCTGCTGTTATTGCCAAAAATACCGATGAGAAAGCGAATAGCTGATGAAAGGGTTGGCTTTTTCAATAATAAGTATATCCTTTTTGATGAAAATCAGCAACGGACACAAACCAAATATTTGGTTCAGCGCTACCGCCTGGAACCTAAAAAAGAGGATTTGGCTAAATACAAAAAAGGCATATTGGTGGAGCCACAAAAACAGATTGTGTATTATATCGATCCGGCTACACCTAAAAAATGGCGCCCGTATTTGATTCAGGGATAA